Proteins encoded within one genomic window of Mesobacillus subterraneus:
- a CDS encoding DUF4256 domain-containing protein, producing MATENKKLSMEQQEELLGRLKARFEKNMSRHEGLDWAEVQTKLENNPEKIWSLNEMEATGGEPDVVGMDGVTGEYIFYDCAAESPKGRRSVCYDREALESRKKHKPENSVMDRAAAMGIELLTEEQYKELQKLGNFDLKTSSWVQTPDNIRKLGGALFCDRRYDTVFVYHNGADSYYGARGFRGSLKV from the coding sequence ATGGCAACGGAAAATAAAAAGCTGTCAATGGAACAGCAGGAAGAACTGCTTGGAAGATTGAAAGCCCGTTTTGAGAAAAATATGAGTCGGCATGAGGGGCTTGATTGGGCGGAAGTGCAGACTAAGCTCGAAAACAATCCTGAAAAAATATGGTCGCTCAATGAAATGGAAGCAACTGGCGGAGAGCCGGATGTAGTTGGTATGGATGGTGTGACGGGGGAATACATCTTTTATGATTGTGCTGCTGAAAGTCCCAAAGGCCGCAGAAGTGTTTGTTACGACAGAGAAGCGCTGGAGTCAAGGAAGAAGCACAAGCCGGAAAATAGCGTCATGGATAGGGCAGCTGCGATGGGCATTGAGCTTTTAACAGAGGAACAATACAAAGAGCTGCAGAAGCTTGGGAATTTCGACCTGAAAACGTCGAGCTGGGTGCAAACGCCTGACAATATTAGAAAACTTGGCGGAGCCCTCTTTTGTGACCGTCGCTATGATACTGTCTTTGTGTATCACAATGGAGCCGATTCCTACTATGGAGCCAGGGGTTTCCGCGGCTCGTTAAAGGTCTGA
- a CDS encoding MerR family transcriptional regulator, whose translation MYSIKQVSELLDIPAVTIRAWENRYNVVAPTRTEGGHRLYSQKDVETLKWLKTQVHEKNIKISDAARQLQGSPTASSPAPSSQIDKYGELKEKLYQALINLDTQEANQIADLAFSLYDFEEVFHHILVHVLYKVGDEWENGSISVAQEHFATQFIINRCTQFLRVLPVNPSLPKVLAFCPEGEQHQIGLMVFSLFLKKKDHDVIYLGPNTPLEGLADLIKLKNIKVVSISMTNPNPIKKVEDWIQSCLKIDPSLKFIVGGSCVKDCPKLESQSVSYSLGSDWDRWYSSFMR comes from the coding sequence TTGTATAGCATCAAGCAAGTGTCAGAACTATTGGATATACCCGCAGTCACGATCAGGGCATGGGAAAATCGCTATAATGTCGTAGCTCCCACCAGGACAGAGGGCGGTCATCGTTTATATAGCCAGAAAGATGTTGAAACACTTAAGTGGCTCAAGACTCAAGTTCATGAAAAAAATATAAAAATCAGTGACGCGGCCAGGCAGCTGCAGGGCTCCCCTACGGCTTCCTCCCCGGCTCCGTCTTCACAAATTGACAAGTACGGCGAGTTAAAAGAAAAGCTTTACCAAGCCCTGATTAACCTTGACACCCAGGAGGCAAACCAGATTGCCGATCTTGCTTTTTCTTTGTATGACTTTGAAGAGGTGTTCCATCACATATTAGTCCATGTTTTGTACAAGGTTGGGGACGAATGGGAGAATGGCTCCATTTCGGTTGCCCAGGAGCATTTCGCTACGCAGTTCATCATCAACCGCTGCACCCAGTTCCTGAGGGTCCTGCCTGTCAATCCTTCCCTTCCGAAAGTGCTGGCGTTCTGCCCAGAAGGTGAGCAGCATCAAATCGGTTTGATGGTTTTCAGTTTATTTTTAAAGAAGAAAGACCACGACGTCATCTATTTAGGTCCAAACACCCCACTTGAGGGATTAGCAGATTTGATAAAATTGAAAAACATCAAGGTTGTCTCGATTTCCATGACGAATCCGAATCCAATTAAAAAGGTGGAGGACTGGATTCAATCATGCCTCAAAATAGATCCATCCCTGAAGTTCATTGTTGGGGGCAGCTGTGTAAAAGACTGTCCAAAGCTGGAGTCACAGTCTGTCAGTTACTCCCTCGGTTCGGATTGGGATAGATGGTATAGCTCGTTTATGCGCTGA
- a CDS encoding VOC family protein has product MKLGAFSVSLTVKDIAASKSFYENLGFQALGGDINQNWLIMKNENCIIGLFQGMFEKNILTFNPGWNQNAENLESFTDVRELQKQLKENGVTFLTEADESGEGPAHFTIEDPDGNQILVDQHR; this is encoded by the coding sequence ATGAAACTCGGTGCATTTTCTGTAAGCTTAACTGTAAAAGACATTGCAGCTTCGAAATCTTTTTATGAAAACCTTGGATTTCAAGCCCTGGGTGGAGACATCAATCAAAATTGGCTGATTATGAAGAATGAAAACTGCATTATCGGACTGTTCCAGGGGATGTTTGAAAAAAATATCCTTACCTTCAATCCTGGCTGGAATCAAAATGCTGAAAACCTGGAAAGCTTCACTGATGTTCGCGAACTTCAAAAGCAGCTTAAAGAAAATGGAGTTACGTTCCTTACTGAAGCAGATGAATCTGGAGAGGGTCCGGCTCATTTTACAATTGAAGATCCTGATGGCAATCAGATTCTTGTTGACCAGCATAGATAA
- a CDS encoding DUF1801 domain-containing protein yields the protein MYELKTKENDNSVIEFIENVDSPKKRDDAYRLLDIFTETTGYPAKMWGPSIIGFGSYHYKYDSGHEGDAPLVGFSPRKAKISLYFATGDTEREALLEKFGKHTSGKACVYINKVADIDVEVLKALINQSVVFLTERYPTG from the coding sequence ATGTACGAACTGAAAACGAAGGAGAACGACAATAGTGTCATCGAATTCATTGAAAATGTCGACAGCCCTAAAAAGCGGGATGATGCTTATAGACTCTTGGATATTTTTACAGAAACGACAGGTTATCCTGCAAAAATGTGGGGACCAAGCATTATTGGCTTTGGCTCCTATCATTATAAGTATGATTCCGGTCACGAAGGCGACGCGCCACTTGTTGGCTTTTCACCTCGGAAGGCAAAAATAAGCTTATATTTCGCGACCGGCGACACGGAAAGAGAAGCGTTACTAGAAAAGTTCGGCAAACATACTTCAGGGAAAGCATGTGTGTACATAAATAAAGTAGCGGATATTGATGTGGAGGTATTAAAAGCATTGATCAATCAGTCTGTAGTATTTTTAACAGAAAGATATCCGACTGGTTAA
- a CDS encoding N-acetylmuramoyl-L-alanine amidase, with amino-acid sequence MKLYLDPGHGGSDPGAQGNGLQEKNLNLDIALNIRSILENNYENIDVRMSRTSDVTKSLAQRTDEANAWGADFYLSIHTNSFNGSVRGYEDYIYNGLSNSSATARYRDIIHTEVMKLNQLNNRGKKKANFHVLRESRMDAMLSENGFIDNAQDAALMKQESWRRDVARGHANGIAQAFNLTAKETANRGDANYKIIAGSFKQRENAEQRVAELTAKGIESFIAKTDVSGKIWYRVQAGAFSSRENAETRIREIESKGIDAFITTD; translated from the coding sequence ATGAAACTTTATTTAGATCCAGGCCATGGCGGATCGGATCCTGGCGCGCAGGGAAATGGTCTTCAGGAAAAGAATCTGAACCTGGATATTGCGCTTAATATCCGTTCTATCCTGGAAAACAACTATGAAAATATCGATGTCAGAATGAGCAGGACAAGTGATGTAACAAAAAGTCTCGCCCAACGTACAGATGAAGCCAACGCGTGGGGAGCTGATTTTTATCTTTCGATACACACTAATTCCTTCAACGGCTCTGTCCGTGGATACGAGGACTATATCTACAACGGTCTTTCGAACAGTTCAGCAACGGCGAGATACCGCGACATCATCCACACGGAAGTCATGAAGCTGAATCAGCTTAATAACCGCGGCAAGAAGAAAGCAAATTTCCATGTACTTCGCGAATCAAGGATGGATGCGATGCTATCTGAGAACGGCTTTATCGACAATGCCCAGGACGCAGCCCTTATGAAGCAGGAATCCTGGCGTCGTGATGTTGCCCGGGGTCACGCAAACGGCATTGCTCAAGCATTCAATCTGACAGCTAAAGAAACAGCCAATCGCGGAGACGCTAACTATAAAATCATCGCCGGTTCTTTCAAACAAAGAGAGAATGCCGAGCAACGAGTGGCAGAGCTGACCGCTAAAGGGATTGAAAGCTTTATCGCAAAAACCGATGTATCCGGCAAAATCTGGTATCGTGTACAGGCTGGTGCTTTTTCAAGCCGCGAAAATGCAGAAACTCGCATCCGGGAAATCGAGAGCAAGGGAATCGATGCCTTTATCACCACTGATTAA
- the putP gene encoding sodium/proline symporter PutP — MSFEVFISLAIYFIAMILIGLYAYRKTSDLSDYMLGGRGLGPSVTALSAGASDMSGWMLMGLPGAMYTSGISSAWIAVGLSIGAYLNYLILAPRLRTYTELANDSITIPDFLENRFSDGTKILKSVSAVVIIIFFTLYTSAGLVSGGTLFESAFGLDYRMGLFVTAGVVIVYTLFGGFLAVSLTDFVQGVIMFLALVLVPVVAFTELGGPGNVMDTVSEIDPTLMDLFKGTTFLGIISLLAWGLGYFGQPHIIVRFMAIKSMEDLKPARRIAMTWMIVSIIGALAVGLVGIAYVELNNVTLENPETVFIMFANILFNPYITGFLLAAILAAIMSTISSQLLVTSSALTEDFYKAFFRREASDKELVFVGRAAVLLVALVGIALSYTPNDTILSLVGNAWAGFGAAFGPVMILSLYWKQMNRWGALAGIVVGALTVIIWISIDGLSAFLYEMVPGFFLSLIAVIVVSKITTGPGKAVKEEFKEMEDIMSE, encoded by the coding sequence GTGAGTTTTGAAGTATTTATTTCTTTAGCAATTTATTTTATTGCAATGATCCTGATCGGATTGTATGCATACCGCAAAACATCTGATCTATCAGATTATATGCTAGGCGGACGTGGTCTTGGACCGTCGGTAACGGCTCTATCAGCTGGAGCATCTGACATGAGTGGGTGGATGCTGATGGGATTGCCTGGCGCAATGTACACTTCAGGTATTTCCAGTGCCTGGATCGCAGTTGGATTATCGATTGGTGCTTATTTGAACTACCTCATTTTAGCTCCAAGACTTCGAACCTATACGGAGCTGGCAAATGATTCAATTACAATCCCCGATTTCCTTGAAAACCGCTTTTCAGATGGGACGAAAATCCTTAAGTCTGTATCTGCAGTCGTTATCATCATTTTCTTCACTCTGTACACTTCAGCGGGTCTAGTTTCAGGCGGTACTTTGTTTGAGTCAGCATTTGGACTCGATTATCGTATGGGCTTGTTTGTGACAGCTGGTGTCGTTATTGTTTATACTCTTTTCGGCGGTTTCCTTGCTGTTAGTTTGACTGACTTTGTTCAAGGGGTCATTATGTTCCTTGCACTTGTCTTGGTGCCGGTAGTTGCCTTTACGGAACTTGGAGGACCTGGAAACGTAATGGATACTGTCAGTGAAATCGATCCTACGTTGATGGATCTTTTCAAAGGTACGACATTCCTTGGAATTATTTCGCTATTGGCATGGGGTCTTGGTTACTTCGGCCAGCCGCATATCATCGTTCGCTTTATGGCGATTAAATCGATGGAGGATCTTAAGCCTGCCCGCAGAATTGCGATGACATGGATGATCGTTTCGATTATCGGTGCTTTGGCAGTCGGTCTTGTTGGGATTGCATATGTAGAGTTGAACAACGTTACGCTTGAAAATCCGGAAACAGTCTTCATCATGTTTGCGAACATCCTGTTTAACCCTTATATCACTGGATTCCTGCTCGCTGCGATTTTGGCTGCGATCATGAGTACGATTTCTTCACAGCTGCTTGTGACTTCAAGTGCATTGACGGAGGACTTTTACAAGGCGTTCTTCCGCCGCGAAGCAAGTGACAAGGAATTGGTATTCGTCGGCCGTGCAGCCGTATTGCTTGTCGCATTAGTAGGTATCGCGCTATCTTATACGCCTAATGACACGATTCTTTCATTGGTTGGTAATGCATGGGCTGGATTCGGTGCCGCATTCGGACCAGTCATGATCCTGAGCCTGTACTGGAAGCAGATGAATCGCTGGGGTGCGCTTGCAGGTATCGTCGTCGGTGCGCTTACCGTCATCATTTGGATCAGCATCGATGGATTATCAGCATTCCTGTATGAAATGGTCCCTGGGTTCTTCTTGAGCTTGATTGCCGTCATTGTTGTTAGTAAAATCACAACCGGACCAGGCAAAGCGGTAAAAGAAGAGTTTAAAGAAATGGAAGACATTATGTCTGAGTAA
- a CDS encoding Gfo/Idh/MocA family oxidoreductase: MESGKLGEILHVRYDCSFANYTGLVSKPRGWLGQEEKGGGMLGAIGSHMTDALQWWMDSTLKEVFGQLPIHVPTQSDDSGTTEHRTADDAFQIIGSLENGATVTLELISAARQTEHTWRLEVYGTEGTLVMLDDNKVLLSEGHSALQEVELAADLEAPSTMPQIAARYYNSFQRALDALHETLATGTKHPYLADFNHGHSTQKVLDAVRVSAREGRKVEVK; this comes from the coding sequence ATGGAAAGCGGAAAACTCGGAGAAATTTTACATGTCCGCTATGATTGCTCTTTTGCCAATTATACTGGCCTGGTTTCAAAACCTCGCGGCTGGCTTGGACAGGAAGAAAAGGGCGGCGGAATGCTTGGCGCAATCGGATCCCATATGACCGATGCCCTTCAATGGTGGATGGACAGCACCTTAAAAGAAGTATTCGGCCAGCTCCCGATTCACGTTCCGACTCAGTCTGATGATAGCGGGACTACTGAACACCGGACAGCGGACGATGCTTTCCAAATTATTGGTTCTCTGGAAAACGGAGCGACTGTAACGCTTGAGCTTATCTCTGCGGCGAGACAAACTGAGCACACCTGGCGCCTTGAGGTTTACGGGACAGAAGGCACGCTGGTCATGCTGGATGACAACAAAGTCCTGCTTTCAGAGGGACATTCCGCACTTCAAGAAGTCGAGCTGGCAGCTGATCTCGAAGCACCTTCGACTATGCCGCAGATCGCAGCACGCTACTATAACAGCTTCCAAAGAGCCTTGGATGCGCTCCATGAAACGTTGGCTACCGGAACAAAGCATCCCTATCTCGCTGATTTCAATCATGGACATTCAACTCAAAAAGTATTGGATGCAGTCAGGGTCTCTGCTCGCGAAGGTCGAAAAGTGGAAGTTAAGTAA
- a CDS encoding MFS transporter, with product MQKEKLWTKDFISISLVNFVMMLSMYLLIVTMASYATDTYGASTSMAGLASSIFIIGVLFARLYAGKEIARIGSRKMLIGGILFFVLITVLYLIPSNIYVLLIVRFLHGVGIGFAATATGTIVAQVVPASRKGEGISYFSLSVILSTAVGPLIGLGMIAEFGYQSMFIFSLVVGLVSLPIALRVNEPAVDDQGEGKGNKSSRFSLANYLEPNALPISIVMFVIALAYSGTLSFIASFAKEAELTDAGSMYFFVYAMAVLFSRPFTGKLMDAKGANSVVYPALMAFALGMYALSQAQSSAVFLLGAALIGLGYGNFQSVAQTIAIKMTPPHRMGMATSTFFIMMDIGIGFGPFLLGYMIPDFGYRGLYLAMVPLIIAGIFIYYSLHGKKRENEGYNMKTSPSIGEVLLFLLRK from the coding sequence ATGCAAAAAGAAAAATTATGGACAAAAGATTTCATTTCGATTTCTCTAGTGAATTTCGTGATGATGCTTTCGATGTATTTATTGATTGTCACAATGGCTTCCTATGCGACTGATACGTATGGAGCTTCAACGAGCATGGCAGGATTGGCGTCGAGCATCTTCATCATCGGCGTTCTTTTTGCCAGGTTGTATGCCGGCAAGGAAATTGCGAGGATTGGCAGCAGGAAAATGTTAATCGGAGGAATCTTGTTTTTCGTCCTGATCACTGTTTTATATTTAATTCCATCGAATATCTATGTCCTCCTGATTGTCCGTTTTCTCCATGGTGTCGGAATCGGGTTTGCGGCGACAGCAACGGGGACGATTGTGGCACAAGTGGTTCCTGCAAGCAGGAAAGGAGAAGGAATCAGCTATTTCAGCTTGAGTGTGATTTTATCGACCGCAGTTGGTCCTTTGATTGGCCTCGGGATGATTGCTGAGTTTGGCTATCAAAGCATGTTCATCTTTTCCCTTGTCGTCGGGCTTGTCAGCTTGCCAATCGCCCTTAGGGTAAATGAGCCTGCTGTGGATGATCAGGGAGAAGGAAAAGGAAATAAAAGCAGCCGCTTCAGTCTGGCAAACTATTTAGAACCTAACGCCTTGCCAATCTCGATTGTCATGTTCGTCATTGCGCTTGCATATTCAGGTACTCTATCATTCATCGCGTCATTTGCAAAGGAAGCTGAATTGACAGACGCAGGCAGTATGTACTTCTTTGTTTATGCGATGGCTGTCTTATTCTCCCGTCCATTCACCGGGAAGCTTATGGACGCAAAAGGTGCCAACAGCGTTGTGTATCCGGCATTGATGGCCTTTGCCCTTGGGATGTATGCACTAAGCCAGGCGCAATCCAGTGCCGTGTTCCTGTTAGGGGCCGCCCTTATTGGGTTAGGGTATGGCAATTTCCAATCTGTCGCACAAACGATTGCCATTAAGATGACACCTCCGCACCGGATGGGAATGGCCACTTCGACCTTTTTCATCATGATGGATATCGGGATTGGCTTCGGGCCCTTCCTGCTGGGATACATGATCCCGGATTTCGGATATCGCGGATTGTATCTGGCGATGGTGCCATTAATCATAGCGGGTATCTTTATCTACTACTCTTTGCATGGAAAAAAAAGAGAGAATGAAGGCTACAATATGAAAACCTCGCCAAGCATCGGCGAGGTTTTACTTTTTTTGCTTAGGAAATAA
- a CDS encoding fasciclin domain-containing protein has protein sequence MKKKLALVLFAVMMVLSIANPSFAADNAGGKKDIVDTAVAAGNFKILAAALEKAGLVETLKGEGPYTVFAPTDEAFNKLLKDLGITADELLARKDLKDILLYHVLPGKVMSGDLKDGMQAQTLAKKNVTISLDPVRVNDAKVITPDVEASNGVIHVIDKVLLPK, from the coding sequence ATGAAAAAGAAATTAGCGTTGGTTTTGTTTGCGGTGATGATGGTGTTGTCAATTGCAAACCCTAGTTTTGCAGCCGACAATGCTGGAGGGAAAAAGGATATTGTTGATACTGCGGTAGCAGCAGGGAACTTTAAAATCCTCGCGGCGGCATTGGAAAAAGCCGGATTGGTTGAAACCTTGAAAGGTGAAGGGCCATACACTGTATTCGCACCGACGGATGAGGCGTTCAATAAGCTTCTGAAGGATTTGGGAATTACAGCAGATGAGTTGTTGGCAAGAAAGGATCTCAAGGACATCCTTCTGTATCATGTGCTTCCTGGCAAAGTCATGTCAGGCGATTTGAAGGATGGAATGCAGGCGCAGACTCTTGCGAAGAAGAATGTCACGATTTCACTTGACCCGGTTCGCGTAAACGATGCAAAGGTGATAACTCCCGACGTTGAAGCATCAAACGGTGTCATTCATGTGATCGACAAGGTATTGCTGCCAAAATAA
- a CDS encoding SDR family oxidoreductase codes for MAKTIFITGAGSGLGRGASLGLAKKGHRVIATTELTSQKTELMREAEEQGLDMEVFKLDITNERDREQIRQYDFDVFVANAAINEGGPLAEVPMDRIRALFEVNVFATLETVQIAAKKLVEEGSGKIIFMSSMAGISATPYVGPYTATKHAIEGIAQTMKSELEKHNVKVATINPGAFETGFNKRAAEEKWKWYDEEKNFTRKEDMEKQEEGLKNQFDPEDMIAKMVEIIPADHHKFRNVYPEETEKQLKKTQEERWTMDI; via the coding sequence ATGGCTAAAACGATATTTATTACAGGCGCTGGGAGCGGGCTTGGCCGCGGGGCTTCGTTAGGGCTTGCGAAAAAAGGACATCGGGTGATTGCCACGACTGAACTCACTTCCCAAAAGACAGAACTGATGCGGGAGGCTGAGGAACAGGGTCTTGATATGGAAGTTTTCAAGCTCGATATTACGAATGAGCGGGATCGTGAACAGATCAGGCAGTATGATTTTGATGTGTTTGTCGCGAATGCGGCGATCAATGAAGGAGGACCACTGGCTGAGGTGCCGATGGACCGGATCCGTGCGCTTTTTGAAGTGAATGTTTTCGCTACGTTGGAGACTGTACAAATTGCAGCTAAGAAGCTAGTAGAAGAAGGAAGCGGCAAAATCATCTTCATGAGTTCAATGGCGGGTATTTCAGCAACGCCGTATGTCGGTCCATATACGGCAACGAAGCATGCCATTGAGGGCATCGCCCAAACCATGAAGTCGGAGTTGGAGAAGCACAATGTAAAAGTAGCGACGATTAACCCGGGAGCTTTTGAAACGGGCTTCAACAAGCGGGCAGCTGAGGAAAAGTGGAAGTGGTACGATGAGGAGAAGAATTTTACCAGGAAAGAGGATATGGAAAAGCAGGAGGAGGGATTGAAGAACCAATTCGATCCTGAGGATATGATTGCAAAAATGGTAGAAATCATCCCTGCAGATCACCATAAATTCCGGAATGTTTATCCTGAGGAGACGGAAAAACAGCTGAAAAAGACGCAAGAAGAAAGATGGACGATGGATATCTAA
- a CDS encoding DUF378 domain-containing protein — protein MKTLNMVSLVLLIVGGLNGLLVILFEWNLVGGLF, from the coding sequence ATGAAAACTTTGAATATGGTATCATTAGTATTGCTTATTGTCGGCGGATTAAATGGGCTTTTGGTGATATTATTTGAATGGAATTTGGTTGGCGGTCTCTTCTGA
- a CDS encoding DUF4083 family protein: MNIGDLLFQLIFFILLIGIVAAVFYAVRTLVIKKPNNQKSIEQKLDRIIELLEKENKD, translated from the coding sequence TTGAACATAGGGGATCTATTATTTCAGCTGATTTTCTTCATTTTACTGATAGGTATTGTGGCGGCTGTTTTCTATGCTGTACGCACACTCGTCATAAAGAAACCAAATAATCAAAAGAGTATAGAACAAAAACTCGATCGAATAATTGAGCTGCTTGAGAAGGAAAATAAAGACTGA
- a CDS encoding SE1832 family protein, with the protein MDKKEIEYKIVELKDEYLQLQHNLEKLESVKGNLHPLEKRLAAIEEELGSLNTMLRDL; encoded by the coding sequence ATGGATAAAAAAGAAATTGAATATAAAATCGTCGAATTGAAAGATGAGTATTTGCAGCTTCAACACAATCTCGAAAAATTGGAATCTGTAAAAGGCAACCTGCACCCGCTCGAGAAGCGTCTTGCCGCGATTGAAGAGGAGTTAGGCTCTTTGAACACAATGCTTCGTGATCTTTAG
- a CDS encoding NADP-dependent oxidoreductase — MQKQIQLKKRPSGVPTYDHFEFAEVPVEKPAKGEILLQTIYISVDPYLRGRMNDTKSYIPPFKLNEAISSGVIGKVVESQSDLFEVGDFVIGSLGWQEFSVAKDNTVRKIDPNLAPVSAYLSVLGMTGLTAYFGLLDIGKPKAGETVVVSGAAGAVGSIVGQIAKIKGARVVGIAGSDEKVRYLLDDLGFDAAINYNTQDVSSSLKEACPDGIDVYFENVGGEISDAIFPLLNNFARIPVCGAISAYNQSEPDVGPRVQGYLIKTSSLMQGFTVGNYSSRFGEGAKELGSWLLEGKLKYEETVTEGFENTIDAFLDLFKGANLGKAIVKVADSEK, encoded by the coding sequence ATTCAGAAGCAAATACAGCTAAAAAAGAGACCAAGCGGAGTCCCTACTTATGACCATTTTGAATTCGCAGAAGTACCTGTAGAAAAACCAGCCAAAGGAGAAATACTTTTACAGACTATCTATATTTCGGTCGATCCTTATTTACGCGGGCGCATGAATGACACCAAATCCTATATCCCGCCGTTCAAATTAAACGAGGCTATTTCAAGTGGCGTCATCGGAAAAGTCGTTGAGTCCCAGTCAGACCTTTTTGAAGTGGGCGATTTCGTCATAGGTTCATTAGGCTGGCAGGAATTCTCCGTCGCAAAAGATAACACTGTCCGCAAAATCGACCCGAATTTGGCTCCAGTATCAGCATACTTAAGTGTACTAGGCATGACTGGTCTAACAGCATACTTCGGCTTATTGGATATCGGAAAACCGAAAGCTGGTGAAACTGTCGTTGTTTCCGGTGCTGCGGGAGCTGTCGGTTCGATTGTTGGACAAATTGCAAAAATCAAAGGGGCAAGGGTCGTTGGGATTGCTGGTTCCGATGAGAAGGTACGTTATCTACTCGATGACCTTGGATTTGATGCAGCTATAAATTACAATACACAGGATGTAAGCTCTTCTCTAAAAGAGGCTTGTCCGGATGGAATCGATGTCTATTTTGAGAACGTCGGCGGAGAGATTTCCGATGCGATTTTCCCTCTCTTGAACAACTTCGCAAGGATTCCTGTCTGCGGAGCGATCTCAGCGTATAACCAGTCAGAGCCAGATGTAGGACCTCGTGTTCAAGGTTACTTAATTAAGACCAGTTCTTTAATGCAAGGGTTCACAGTCGGAAACTACTCGTCCCGTTTTGGGGAAGGTGCCAAAGAATTGGGGAGCTGGCTTTTGGAAGGTAAACTGAAGTACGAAGAAACGGTTACAGAAGGCTTTGAAAATACAATTGACGCATTTTTGGATTTGTTTAAAGGAGCAAATCTCGGAAAAGCGATCGTTAAAGTGGCAGATTCTGAAAAATAA
- a CDS encoding Gfo/Idh/MocA family protein — MEKFRAGVIGTGFGAKVHAPMMDHHEGFDVVAISSVSRGNFEEARKASGIENIYTDWRQMIEQEKLDLVVVASAVHLHKEMVAAAFEKGVHVVCEKPMALDVAETEEMITERDSAGKLGLISTMNSAFFRLAQR, encoded by the coding sequence ATGGAAAAGTTTAGAGCAGGCGTAATCGGTACCGGTTTTGGCGCGAAGGTTCATGCACCGATGATGGATCATCATGAAGGATTTGATGTTGTCGCAATTTCGAGTGTATCACGGGGCAACTTTGAGGAAGCACGGAAAGCCAGCGGGATTGAAAATATCTATACCGATTGGCGTCAGATGATCGAGCAGGAGAAGCTCGATTTAGTTGTCGTCGCTTCTGCAGTCCATTTACATAAGGAAATGGTTGCTGCAGCTTTCGAAAAGGGTGTTCATGTAGTTTGTGAAAAACCAATGGCTTTGGATGTTGCCGAAACAGAAGAAATGATTACGGAAAGAGACAGTGCAGGTAAACTCGGCTTGATATCAACCATGAATTCCGCTTTCTTCCGGCTCGCACAAAGGTAA
- a CDS encoding transcription initiation factor TFIIIB: MNYAKQCPKCGGTEIGKGKQAGYAVMHPENRVMSLGSEILHIICTNCGFIIESYVRKPEKFKQ, encoded by the coding sequence ATGAACTATGCGAAACAATGTCCCAAATGCGGCGGAACGGAAATCGGGAAAGGTAAACAGGCTGGCTATGCTGTTATGCATCCAGAAAATAGAGTAATGAGTTTAGGGTCGGAGATTTTACATATCATTTGTACAAACTGTGGATTCATTATAGAAAGCTATGTGAGAAAGCCGGAAAAATTCAAACAATAA